A single window of Gossypium arboreum isolate Shixiya-1 chromosome 13, ASM2569848v2, whole genome shotgun sequence DNA harbors:
- the LOC128286575 gene encoding uncharacterized protein LOC128286575, with amino-acid sequence MRMSLKIATDFKAQEWVLQKRENDRSPLNLFECWGFQFNENERHCFFTGRFLLKPLPIYIAEAMDCQCCSSGIGECLCGRMMKENKMLQLHMKPPTSFTSSSLACTFLSLSGNPETIGNANNGLIFMMKTTLLSPTTLIALHEKSLEWKVYLVNH; translated from the exons ATGAGAATGTCGTTGAAGATAGCTACTGATTTCAAAGCACAGGAATGGGTTTTacaaaagagagaaaatgatAGAAGTCCACTTAATTTGTTTGAATGTTGGGGGTTTCAATTCAACGAAAATGAACGCCATTGTTTCTTCACTGGGAGGTTTCTGCTTAAGCCATTACCTATCTACATTGCTGAAGCAATGGACTGCCAATGTTGTTCTTCTGGTATTGGTGAA TGTCTGTGTGGGAGGATGATGAAGGAGAATAAAATGCTACAATTGCATATGAAACCTCCAACCTCTTTTACATCTTCCTCTTTGGCCTGCACTTTCTTGTCCCTCTCAGGCAATCCTGAGACCATTGGAAATGCTAACAATGGTCTAATTTTCATGATGAAGACCACGTTGCTTTCACCAACTACACTCATTGCTCTCCATGAGAAGAGCTTGGAGTGGAAGGTTTATCTGGTAAATCACTAA
- the LOC108450239 gene encoding 60S ribosomal protein L10a-like codes for MSKLQSDALREAISTIVANSKEKNRKFTETIELQIGLKNYDPQKDKRFSGSVKLPHIPRPKMKICMLGDAQHVEEAEKIGLDYMDVEALKKLNKNKKLVKKLAKKYHAFLASESVIKQIPRLLGPGLNKAGKFPTLVTHQESLESKVNETKAMVKFQLKKVLCMGVAVGNVAMEEKQIFQNVQMSVNFLVSLLKKNWQNVRCLYLKSTMGPSNRIF; via the exons ATGAG TAAGCTTCAGAGTGATGCCCTTAGAGAAGCTATTTCAACCATTGTGGCTAATTCCAAGGAGAAAAATCGCAAGTTCACCGAGACCATTGAACTCCAGATTGGGCTGAAAAACTATGATCCCCAAAAAGACAAGCGTTTCAGTGGTTCCGTGAAGCTACCACACATTCCTCGTCCCAAGATGAAGATTTGCATGCTTGGAGATGCTCAACATGTTGAAGAG GCTGAGAAGATTGGTTTGGATTATATGGATGTAGAAGCATTGAAGAAGCTAAACAAGAACAAGAAGTTGGTCAAGAAGCTTGCTAAGAAATATCATGCATTTTTGGCCTCTGAATCTGTCATCAAACAGATCCCCCGTCTCTTGGGTCCTGGTCTCAACAAAGCAG GGAAATTCCCAACCCTTGTTACTCACCAGGAATCTTTGGAGTCCAAAGTGAATGAGACAAAGGCAATGGTGAAGTTCCAATTGAAGAAAGTTCTTTGCATGGGAGTCGCCGTTGGGAATGTAGCAATGGAGGAGAAGCAGATCTTCCAAAACGTGCAAATGAGCGTCAATTTCCTTGTTTCATTGTTGAAGAAAAACTGGCAAAAT GTGAGGTGCCTTTACTTGAAGAGTACCATGGGACCTTCAAACAGGATCTTTTGA
- the LOC108451879 gene encoding ABSCISIC ACID-INSENSITIVE 5-like protein 1, whose protein sequence is MALSESESVAYGGIKKTGSLTQAPESPHEESTPDRSNSSPNKQNSIFSLTLDEIQLKSGKTFGSMNMDEFLANLWNVEENQQVLSQPEPIDGDKGMGCQPSLARQGSFSVPTPLCKKTVDEVWFEIQKELPQPREANDVADHEPPQRQQTLGEITLEDFLIKAGVVQEPSGSSQQNKASPIRINGASLDANYIMDAPIRNNNASMDANFGMGHMIGLGFPGHQIVSNGYAAGYSIFAQTVMGESSNGTENGNRTNSLLQPAVAPQNKKRIVDGPPEVVVERRQRRMIKNRESAARSRARRQAYTVELELELNQLKQENAKLKQLVEENDKRRKEEVLKRKKELTCAKKKVDKMMTLRRTVSLGW, encoded by the exons ATGGCGCTTTCCGAATCGGAAAGTGTTGCCTATGGGGGAATCAAGAAAACAGGATCACTGACGCAAGCACCGGAATCGCCACATGAAGAATCAACGCCGGATCGGTCGAATTCTTCCCCGAACAAACAGAATTCCATCTTCTCACTTACCCTCGACGAAATTCAACTCAAGAGTGGGAAGACTTTTGGGTCCATGAACATGGATGAATTCCTTGCGAATTTGTGGAACGTCGAGGAAAACCAGCAAGTTCTGTCGCAACCCGAACCTATTGATGGTGACAAAGGGATGGGATGCCAACCGAGTTTAGCAAGACAAGGCTCGTTCTCCGTTCCTACCCCACTTTGCAAGAAAACGGTTGATGAGGTGTGGTTCGAGATACAAAAAGAGTTACCGCAACCACGAGAAGCTAACGATGTGGCGGATCATGAACCTCCTCAACGTCAACAAACACTAGGCGAGATTACTTTGGAGGATTTTCTCATCAAAGCGGGAGTCGTTCAAGAACCATCGGGATCTTCGCAACAAAACAAGGCATCCCCTATTAGGATCAACGGCGCGAGCTTGGATGCAAACTATATAATGGATGCACCTATTCGAAATAACAATGCAAGCATGGATGCAAACTTCGGAATGGGACATATGATAGGTCTTGGATTCCCCGGACATCAAATTGTTAGCAACGGCTATGCCGCAGGGTACTCGATTTTTGCACAAACTGTTATGGGGGAATCTTCTAATGGTACCGAAAATGGAAACCGGACTAACAGTTTGTTACAGCCAGCTGTGGCTCCTCAGAACAAGAAGAGGATCGTAGACGGTCCACCGGAGGTGGTGGTGGAAAGGAGGCAGCGCCGCATGATTAAGAACCGAGAGTCTGCCGCAAGATCTCGAGCAAGGAGACAGGCATACACAGTGGAGCTTGAATTAGAGTTGAATCAGCTCAAACAGGAGAATGCAAAGCTGAAGCAACTTGTG GAGGAAAACGATAAAAGGCGAAAGGAAgag GTTTTGAAGAGGAAGAAGGAATTGACATGTGCAAAAAAGAAGGTTGATAAGATGATGACATTAAGGAGGACAGTGAGCTTGGGATGGTGA
- the LOC108452001 gene encoding zinc finger A20 and AN1 domain-containing stress-associated protein 3-like: MAEEHRCQAPKLCANNCGLIGSPATQNLCSKCHRDLQLKQHRSSSAKHAVNQTSIPSPSSFPSVSSSSSADKDGGSLAETKAAEVVEVEVRPKRCLSCNKRVGLTGFKCRCGMVFCGIHRYPEEHGCKFDFKAMGKQQIAQANPVVKAIKLHKI, translated from the coding sequence atggcgGAAGAACATAGATGTCAAGCACCGAAGCTGTGTGCGAACAATTGTGGATTAATCGGCAGTCCCGCGACGCAAAATCTTTGTTCAAAATGTCACCGTGATCTTCAGCTTAAGCAACATCGATCTTCCTCCGCCAAACACGCCGTTAATCAAACCTCGATCCCTTCGCCGTCTTCTTTTCCGTCGGTTTCGTCGTCCTCGTCTGCGGATAAGGACGGTGGATCGTTGGCGGAGACGAAGGCGGCGGAGGTGGTGGAGGTTGAGGTTAGACCTAAACGATGCTTGAGTTGTAACAAGCGCGTGGGGCTCACGGGGTTCAAGTGCAGGTGTGGGATGGTGTTTTGTGGGATCCATAGGTACCCTGAAGAACATGGTTGTAAATTTGATTTCAAAGCAATGGGGAAACAACAGATTGCTCAAGCTAATCCCGTTGTTAAGGCTATCAAGCTTCATAAAATCTGA